A single genomic interval of Arthrobacter methylotrophus harbors:
- the ftsH gene encoding ATP-dependent zinc metalloprotease FtsH has translation MKAKSFFKGPGIWIVVVVGLLLVAFATLAPGGSTRIDTDKGLAILAQSGKVDQAKIYDAENRVDLTLKDNLVIDGQDKGKNVQFFYVTARAADVVKAVTNAQPSGGFTDQPVENNWFSGLFSLLVPVLLLGVLFWFLLSRMQGGGSKVMQFGKSKAKLVNKDMPQVTFADVAGADEAVEELQEIKEFLAEPAKFQAVGAKIPKGVLLYGPPGTGKTLLARAVAGEAGVPFFSISGSDFVEMFVGVGASRVRDLFEQAKANAPAIIFVDEIDAVGRHRGAGIGGGNDEREQTLNQLLVEMDGFDVKTNVILIAATNRPDVLDPALLRPGRFDRQITVEAPDLIGREQILNVHAQGKPMAHGVDLKGVAKKTPGYTGADLANVLNEAALLTARSNANLIDDRALDEAIDRVMAGPQKRSRVMKEMERKITAYHEGGHALVAAALRNSAPVTKITILPRGRALGYTMVVPEDDKYSITRNELLDQMAYAMGGRVAEEIVFHDPSTGASNDIEKATGTARKMVTQFGMSERIGAVKLGAGGGEPFLGRDMAQERNYSDSVAYIVDEEVRRLIDQAHDEAYAILTENRDVLDQLALELLERETLNQAEIAYIFRDIRKRDFREVWLSKESRPVQTLPPVESRAEKAEREAQEQAKKARLDQPLDAQSPHPQGVGSQEPFTGTGPDAGTDVSHHG, from the coding sequence ATGAAAGCTAAGAGTTTCTTCAAGGGCCCGGGCATCTGGATTGTTGTCGTAGTCGGCTTGCTCCTGGTGGCATTTGCAACCCTTGCCCCCGGCGGATCCACCCGTATCGACACCGATAAAGGTCTCGCGATCCTCGCCCAGAGCGGCAAGGTGGACCAGGCCAAAATTTACGACGCCGAGAACCGCGTTGATTTGACGCTGAAAGACAACCTCGTCATTGATGGCCAGGACAAGGGCAAGAACGTCCAGTTCTTCTATGTCACGGCCCGCGCTGCAGACGTCGTCAAGGCTGTCACCAATGCCCAGCCATCCGGCGGCTTCACCGACCAGCCGGTCGAAAACAACTGGTTCTCCGGACTGTTCTCGCTCCTCGTGCCTGTGCTGCTCCTGGGTGTGCTTTTCTGGTTCCTGCTCTCCCGTATGCAGGGTGGCGGCTCCAAGGTGATGCAGTTCGGCAAGTCCAAGGCCAAATTGGTCAACAAGGATATGCCGCAGGTCACCTTCGCTGACGTTGCAGGTGCGGATGAAGCCGTTGAGGAGCTCCAGGAAATCAAGGAATTCCTCGCGGAACCGGCAAAGTTCCAAGCCGTTGGGGCGAAAATCCCCAAGGGCGTGCTGCTATACGGCCCTCCGGGGACGGGTAAGACCCTCCTGGCCCGTGCCGTCGCGGGCGAGGCCGGGGTCCCGTTCTTCTCCATCTCGGGTTCGGACTTCGTCGAAATGTTCGTTGGTGTCGGTGCTTCCCGCGTCCGCGACCTCTTCGAGCAAGCGAAAGCCAATGCGCCCGCCATCATTTTCGTCGACGAGATCGACGCCGTCGGCCGTCACCGCGGTGCCGGTATTGGCGGCGGCAATGATGAGCGCGAGCAGACCCTCAACCAGCTCTTGGTCGAAATGGACGGCTTCGACGTCAAGACCAACGTCATCCTGATCGCCGCAACCAACCGTCCGGACGTCTTGGATCCCGCTTTGCTGCGTCCGGGACGCTTCGACCGCCAGATCACTGTGGAAGCGCCGGACCTGATTGGCCGCGAGCAAATCCTGAACGTCCATGCCCAGGGCAAGCCCATGGCACACGGCGTCGACCTCAAGGGTGTCGCCAAGAAGACCCCTGGCTACACCGGTGCAGACCTCGCCAACGTGCTCAACGAGGCGGCCCTTCTGACGGCGCGGTCCAACGCCAACCTGATCGATGACCGTGCCTTGGACGAGGCGATCGACCGTGTCATGGCCGGCCCGCAGAAGCGGAGCCGGGTCATGAAGGAGATGGAACGGAAGATCACGGCGTACCACGAAGGCGGCCATGCCTTGGTGGCGGCGGCTCTTCGCAATTCCGCGCCGGTCACCAAGATCACCATCCTGCCCCGTGGCCGTGCGCTCGGCTACACAATGGTGGTCCCCGAGGACGACAAGTACTCGATCACCCGTAATGAGCTTCTGGACCAGATGGCCTACGCCATGGGTGGCCGCGTCGCGGAGGAAATCGTCTTCCATGACCCCTCCACGGGGGCTTCGAACGATATCGAAAAGGCCACCGGTACAGCACGCAAGATGGTCACCCAGTTCGGCATGAGCGAGCGTATCGGCGCAGTGAAGCTTGGTGCGGGTGGCGGCGAGCCATTCCTCGGGCGCGACATGGCGCAGGAACGCAACTATTCGGATTCCGTGGCGTACATCGTTGACGAGGAAGTGCGCCGCCTGATCGACCAGGCCCACGACGAGGCCTATGCCATCCTGACCGAGAACCGCGACGTCCTGGACCAGCTGGCCCTCGAACTGCTTGAGCGCGAGACCCTGAACCAAGCCGAGATCGCCTACATCTTCCGCGACATCCGCAAGCGCGACTTCCGCGAGGTCTGGCTCTCCAAGGAATCCCGTCCGGTCCAGACCCTCCCGCCGGTGGAATCCCGCGCGGAAAAGGCCGAGCGCGAAGCCCAGGAACAAGCCAAGAAAGCACGTCTCGACCAACCTTTGGACGCCCAGTCACCGCATCCGCAGGGAGTCGGGAGCCAGGAGCCCTTCACCGGTACAGGACCTGACGCGGGCACCGACGTTTCCCATCACGGCTAA
- the hpt gene encoding hypoxanthine phosphoribosyltransferase yields the protein MDSNDVQADLKHVLYTKEQIQRRIGELAAQIDKDYEGRELLIVGVLKGAVMVMADLARSLHSHVSMDWMAVSSYGSGTQSSGVVRILKDLDTDLMGKDVLIVEDIIDSGLTLSWLKTNLESRGTASVEICTAFRKPTAAKVEIDVKYVGYDIPNEFVVGYGLDYAERYRNLDFVGTLAPHVYE from the coding sequence GTGGATTCAAACGACGTCCAGGCAGACCTCAAGCACGTTCTCTACACCAAGGAGCAGATCCAGCGACGAATTGGTGAACTGGCCGCGCAGATCGACAAGGACTATGAGGGCCGTGAACTGCTGATCGTCGGCGTGCTCAAGGGCGCCGTTATGGTCATGGCCGACCTCGCGCGCTCACTTCACAGCCACGTCAGCATGGACTGGATGGCAGTGTCCTCCTACGGCTCCGGCACCCAGTCTTCCGGTGTCGTGCGCATTCTCAAGGACCTTGACACCGACTTGATGGGCAAGGATGTCCTCATTGTCGAAGACATCATCGATTCCGGGCTGACCCTCTCCTGGCTCAAGACTAACCTCGAATCGCGCGGCACCGCTTCCGTGGAAATCTGTACTGCTTTCCGCAAACCGACGGCCGCCAAGGTGGAGATCGACGTCAAATACGTCGGCTATGACATTCCCAACGAATTCGTTGTCGGCTATGGACTGGACTACGCCGAGAGGTACCGCAACCTGGACTTTGTGGGAACCCTCGCCCCGCACGTTTACGAATAA
- the dacB gene encoding D-alanyl-D-alanine carboxypeptidase/D-alanyl-D-alanine endopeptidase, with the protein MKVVDEAGAGKPASNQQETPAFRPRKRASKRTWRFLPLVLLTVVIAALAVPMGLGVAPGFFGPGFLGAVSSPTPQVPAWQQIPNKLSRTQVVSPLDPSAPVPLPADVTRQLNALLTPDGGGDFTGVVEDALTGLSLYDRDGAKNRVPASNMKLLTAVAALRAIGPETRFSTRVLTGSSASTIILSAGGDVLLGAGPSQPSEVLGHAGAETLAVDAAKALQERGVKGPVTVQLDDGLFSGPALNPAWSLDDVAAGETAPIFPLALNSARTSPGATTGTRPQDAALTAAEAFAGKLQAAGAAAGFTVAPGVERAKPPAGQQDVLANVESATVREQVDLMLETSDNYLAEIFGRMAALSMGQAGSNDGATAAVSAQLAELGIATDSMHLADVSGLALGNQVSARQFADVVRAITSGPDTRLRAALAGFPVAGLTGTLGDRYGDASTSQGAGLVRAKTGTLNTVIALSGYVVDANGRLLVFSFIGNGLTPGAAGNKVALDRSATALASCGCTGG; encoded by the coding sequence ATGAAGGTCGTTGACGAGGCGGGAGCCGGAAAGCCGGCTTCGAACCAGCAGGAGACCCCTGCTTTCAGACCTAGGAAACGGGCGTCGAAGCGCACTTGGCGCTTTCTGCCCTTGGTCCTCCTGACCGTTGTCATCGCTGCCTTGGCGGTGCCGATGGGCCTGGGGGTGGCGCCCGGATTCTTCGGTCCAGGGTTCCTGGGGGCCGTGAGTTCGCCCACGCCCCAGGTGCCGGCTTGGCAACAGATCCCCAATAAGTTGAGCCGCACCCAGGTGGTCTCACCCCTGGATCCTTCTGCACCGGTTCCGCTTCCGGCCGATGTCACACGCCAGCTCAACGCCCTCCTGACCCCCGACGGCGGGGGAGACTTCACCGGCGTCGTTGAGGACGCGTTGACCGGACTTTCACTTTACGACCGCGACGGCGCCAAGAACCGGGTGCCGGCGTCCAACATGAAGCTGCTCACCGCCGTCGCGGCATTGCGGGCGATCGGCCCGGAAACACGCTTCAGCACGCGGGTCCTGACGGGATCATCGGCGTCGACGATCATCCTGAGCGCTGGGGGCGACGTCCTGCTCGGTGCAGGGCCGTCCCAACCAAGCGAAGTGCTGGGCCATGCCGGTGCGGAAACCCTCGCAGTCGATGCGGCCAAAGCGCTGCAGGAACGTGGAGTGAAGGGCCCGGTCACCGTCCAGTTGGATGATGGTTTGTTCAGCGGGCCGGCCCTGAATCCAGCATGGAGCCTCGACGACGTCGCTGCTGGCGAAACCGCGCCGATCTTCCCGCTCGCACTGAACTCTGCGCGGACCAGCCCCGGCGCAACCACCGGTACGCGACCGCAGGACGCCGCGCTCACCGCCGCCGAGGCCTTCGCGGGGAAGCTCCAAGCCGCAGGTGCCGCTGCCGGATTCACGGTGGCCCCCGGCGTCGAACGTGCCAAACCCCCGGCCGGACAGCAGGACGTCCTCGCCAACGTGGAGTCCGCCACCGTCCGGGAGCAGGTGGACTTGATGCTGGAAACCTCGGACAACTACCTCGCCGAGATATTCGGCCGGATGGCCGCGCTTTCCATGGGACAGGCGGGATCCAACGACGGCGCGACGGCGGCCGTGAGCGCCCAGCTGGCGGAGCTCGGGATCGCCACGGACTCCATGCATCTGGCAGACGTGTCCGGCCTGGCCCTAGGTAACCAGGTATCAGCCCGGCAGTTCGCGGATGTGGTCCGGGCCATCACCTCCGGGCCCGACACCCGCCTCCGCGCGGCCCTCGCCGGGTTCCCGGTCGCCGGGCTGACCGGAACACTCGGTGACCGCTACGGTGACGCCAGCACCTCCCAAGGGGCGGGGCTGGTCCGGGCCAAGACCGGAACACTGAATACGGTCATCGCTTTGAGCGGCTACGTCGTGGACGCGAATGGTCGCCTTCTGGTGTTCTCCTTTATCGGCAACGGGCTGACGCCCGGTGCCGCCGGGAACAAGGTGGCGCTGGACAGGTCTGCCACGGCACTCGCCTCGTGCGGCTGCACTGGTGGTTGA
- the folB gene encoding dihydroneopterin aldolase has product MDKIALTGVTAVGHHGVFDFERRDGQPFVVDAVLYTDFSKAAETDDLQFTAHYGEVAEYITSVITGEPLNLIEALAVRIAEGILAGFGVAEVDVTVHKPQAPIEVPFGDVTVSVHRERA; this is encoded by the coding sequence TTGGACAAGATCGCACTGACCGGAGTGACCGCCGTCGGGCATCACGGCGTTTTCGATTTCGAGCGCCGCGATGGACAGCCATTCGTCGTCGACGCCGTGCTGTACACCGATTTCAGCAAGGCCGCGGAAACCGATGACTTGCAGTTCACGGCACACTACGGCGAAGTGGCCGAATACATTACCTCCGTTATTACCGGAGAGCCTCTTAACCTCATCGAGGCCCTTGCCGTGCGGATCGCGGAGGGCATTTTGGCCGGCTTCGGCGTCGCGGAGGTTGACGTCACGGTCCACAAACCCCAGGCCCCCATCGAAGTTCCCTTCGGTGACGTCACTGTCAGCGTCCACAGGGAGCGTGCATGA
- a CDS encoding inorganic diphosphatase, which translates to MKHDVTIEIPKGSRVKYEVDHETGRVRLDRVLFTSMQYPTHYGFFENTLGEDGDPLDALVLLQDFDLYPGVIVEARPIGVFNMTDDGGGDAKVLCVPVDPRFDHIQEISDVSEFLIKEIEHFFTRYKDLEPGKWVKAEGWADRAAAEAELEASIKRYVPLAH; encoded by the coding sequence ATGAAGCACGACGTCACGATCGAGATCCCCAAGGGGTCGCGCGTCAAGTACGAAGTTGACCACGAGACCGGTCGCGTCCGCCTGGACCGCGTCCTGTTCACGTCCATGCAGTACCCCACCCACTACGGGTTCTTCGAGAACACCCTGGGCGAAGACGGCGACCCGCTGGACGCATTGGTGCTCCTGCAGGACTTCGACCTCTACCCCGGCGTCATCGTCGAGGCCCGTCCGATCGGCGTGTTCAACATGACCGACGACGGCGGCGGAGATGCCAAGGTCCTGTGCGTTCCGGTCGACCCGCGCTTCGACCACATCCAGGAAATCTCGGATGTCAGCGAGTTCCTGATCAAGGAAATCGAACACTTCTTCACCCGCTACAAGGACCTTGAGCCGGGCAAGTGGGTCAAGGCCGAGGGCTGGGCCGATCGCGCAGCCGCCGAAGCCGAGCTGGAAGCTTCCATCAAGCGTTACGTTCCGCTCGCCCACTAA
- the folP gene encoding dihydropteroate synthase, producing MDSLAAAPGTGPATSPLPILRKPRPAARFADLPADRTLVMGILNVTPDSFSDGGKHPTADTAIAHGLRMLYAGADIIDVGGESTRPGAESVSPEEEQRRVLPVIQALVKAGALVSIDTTHTSTAEAAVEAGAAIINDVSGLSLEPEMAELVARTKVPYVLTHRRGDAETMNSLADYGNVVEEVIEELKGVRDKLYAAGVSPEQIIVDPGLGFSKDENQNWQLLKHIGRLDELGHKVLIGASRKRFLGTLLTVAGKAAAPQERDHATAAITAISAANGAWAVRVHDVGPSLDAVKVAARVRH from the coding sequence ATGGATTCCCTCGCAGCAGCACCAGGAACAGGCCCGGCCACGAGCCCCCTGCCTATTCTTCGCAAACCACGTCCAGCCGCCCGCTTCGCGGACCTGCCGGCCGACCGCACGCTTGTCATGGGAATCCTGAATGTCACGCCGGATTCATTCAGCGACGGCGGCAAGCACCCCACGGCGGATACCGCCATCGCCCACGGCTTGCGTATGTTGTACGCAGGAGCGGACATCATCGACGTCGGCGGGGAATCGACCCGCCCGGGCGCCGAGTCTGTCTCGCCGGAAGAAGAGCAACGCCGGGTCTTGCCGGTGATTCAGGCACTAGTCAAGGCTGGGGCCCTCGTCAGCATCGACACGACCCACACTTCCACGGCCGAAGCGGCCGTGGAAGCCGGTGCCGCGATCATCAATGACGTCTCCGGGTTGAGCCTCGAACCTGAGATGGCCGAACTCGTCGCGCGCACCAAAGTGCCTTATGTCCTCACCCATCGCCGGGGCGACGCCGAGACCATGAACAGCCTTGCCGACTACGGCAATGTGGTGGAGGAAGTCATCGAGGAGCTGAAGGGCGTCCGCGACAAGCTCTACGCAGCGGGCGTGTCCCCGGAGCAAATCATTGTGGATCCGGGCCTGGGCTTCTCCAAGGACGAGAACCAGAATTGGCAACTCCTCAAGCACATCGGCAGGCTGGATGAGCTCGGCCATAAAGTCCTGATCGGGGCTTCCCGTAAACGCTTCCTCGGAACGCTCCTGACCGTTGCCGGCAAGGCAGCGGCACCGCAGGAACGGGACCACGCCACGGCTGCCATTACGGCAATCAGCGCCGCGAACGGCGCGTGGGCCGTGCGGGTCCACGACGTAGGACCCAGCCTTGACGCCGTCAAGGTTGCCGCGCGCGTCAGACACTAA
- the tilS gene encoding tRNA lysidine(34) synthetase TilS — protein MVRDALASAGYPERILVACSGGPDSLALASAAAYFARRGDVDGRSVSVAAVVVDHQLQEGSGQVAARTVAILEELGLSPVQLRTVEVAATGFGPEAAARDARHAALEAAATELDCQAILLGHTLDDQAEQVLLGLARGSGTRSLAGMRPARGKLLRPLLGLRRAETLEICEAEELETWHDPSNADPAFARSRTRVEVMPLLEDKLGPGVAESLARTAAILQQDADFLEQLAAESYAGLLHRTDDGVWLPEDALRELAPALRFRVIAKAAADVGGQQPSYGRLQAAEALLRRQGSAGPVQLPGSVSVFRVSLSEFQQEASAGGTAVPREGGGCGKLVFRHQRSPQH, from the coding sequence ATGGTACGGGACGCGCTGGCCTCCGCAGGCTACCCCGAGCGAATCCTGGTGGCCTGCAGCGGTGGGCCCGACTCCCTGGCCCTCGCCTCCGCCGCTGCCTACTTCGCTCGTCGCGGAGACGTGGACGGCCGCTCCGTGAGCGTGGCCGCCGTCGTGGTTGACCACCAGTTGCAGGAAGGCTCGGGCCAGGTCGCGGCACGCACTGTGGCGATCCTGGAAGAGCTGGGACTTTCGCCTGTTCAGCTGCGGACCGTGGAGGTGGCGGCCACCGGATTCGGACCCGAAGCCGCAGCACGGGACGCGCGGCACGCAGCCCTCGAAGCAGCCGCTACGGAGCTCGATTGCCAGGCAATCCTGCTCGGGCACACCCTGGATGACCAGGCGGAACAGGTGCTGCTGGGACTTGCCCGCGGCTCGGGAACCCGCTCCCTTGCCGGGATGCGCCCTGCCCGGGGCAAACTCCTTCGTCCCCTCCTCGGGCTTCGCCGCGCAGAAACGCTCGAAATCTGCGAGGCCGAGGAACTCGAAACCTGGCACGATCCCAGTAACGCGGACCCAGCCTTCGCCCGCTCGCGAACCCGAGTGGAGGTGATGCCCTTGCTTGAGGACAAACTGGGGCCCGGCGTCGCCGAGTCACTCGCCCGTACCGCCGCGATTCTCCAACAGGACGCTGATTTCCTGGAGCAGCTCGCCGCAGAGAGCTATGCGGGCCTCCTGCACCGGACCGACGACGGCGTCTGGCTCCCCGAAGACGCGTTGAGGGAACTTGCCCCCGCACTGAGGTTCCGGGTCATCGCCAAAGCAGCCGCCGACGTCGGGGGCCAACAGCCTAGCTACGGGCGGCTTCAAGCTGCCGAAGCCTTACTGCGCCGGCAGGGCTCGGCCGGTCCCGTGCAACTTCCCGGAAGCGTCAGCGTCTTTCGCGTATCCCTCAGCGAATTCCAGCAGGAGGCCTCCGCAGGAGGAACTGCCGTTCCCCGTGAAGGCGGCGGCTGTGGGAAGCTAGTATTCCGGCATCAAAGATCGCCCCAACACTAG
- a CDS encoding DUF3180 domain-containing protein, protein MKAMRPILLAIITVILAIVGWLASVLTTRYSMATPVLPPSALVTMGVIAALTLIMGIRVLRWRNGKKKTMLNPILAARTLLLAQACAYAGTVLLGWHVGIVLEQLRLWNLRSDQGIFWLALIMGGGGLVMTIVGLVVERFCRIPPEDLEGGPGVTGTRHGEAKGEGEYAYRGD, encoded by the coding sequence ATGAAGGCCATGCGTCCGATCCTGTTGGCGATCATCACCGTCATTCTTGCCATCGTTGGCTGGCTGGCTTCCGTGCTCACCACGCGTTACAGCATGGCGACGCCGGTGCTTCCGCCATCAGCATTGGTAACCATGGGTGTCATCGCTGCGCTCACGTTGATCATGGGTATCCGCGTCCTGCGCTGGCGGAACGGCAAGAAGAAGACCATGCTCAACCCCATTCTGGCCGCGCGAACCCTTCTCCTGGCCCAGGCTTGCGCCTACGCGGGCACGGTGCTGCTCGGTTGGCATGTGGGAATCGTGTTGGAGCAACTCCGGCTCTGGAACCTCCGCAGTGATCAGGGCATTTTCTGGCTCGCGCTCATCATGGGCGGCGGAGGCCTCGTCATGACCATCGTCGGGCTCGTGGTGGAGCGATTCTGCCGGATCCCGCCGGAAGACCTGGAAGGCGGACCCGGGGTCACGGGTACCCGGCACGGCGAGGCCAAGGGCGAAGGCGAATATGCATACCGCGGCGATTGA
- the folE gene encoding GTP cyclohydrolase I FolE, translating to MTHIDDDDFSGAPSDRPSDAFGDSPAGGSGESSDSHGHGHGHHGYKVDRPRIEAAVREILIAVGEDPDRGGLVDTPKRVAKAYAEVFAGLHQDPVDVLSTTFDLDHEELVLVKDIPFYSTCEHHLVPFHGVAHVGYIPSHDGKVTGLSKLARLVDIFARRPQVQERLTTQIVEALVTHLKPRGAIVVIECEHMCMSMRGIRKPGAKTVTSAVRGQLHDPATRAEAMSLILGR from the coding sequence GTGACTCACATCGACGACGACGACTTCAGCGGTGCCCCCAGTGATCGCCCGAGTGATGCCTTCGGCGACTCGCCTGCGGGCGGATCCGGGGAATCTTCGGACAGCCACGGCCACGGACACGGACACCACGGGTACAAGGTCGACCGCCCCCGCATCGAGGCTGCCGTCCGCGAGATCCTCATCGCAGTGGGGGAAGACCCGGACCGGGGTGGACTCGTGGATACGCCAAAGCGCGTAGCCAAGGCGTACGCCGAGGTCTTCGCGGGCCTGCACCAGGATCCCGTGGATGTCCTGTCCACCACGTTTGACCTCGACCACGAGGAACTCGTGCTGGTCAAGGACATTCCGTTCTACTCCACCTGCGAGCACCACCTGGTCCCGTTCCACGGCGTCGCGCACGTTGGGTATATCCCCTCCCACGACGGCAAGGTGACGGGCCTGAGCAAGCTGGCCCGCCTCGTGGACATTTTCGCCCGGCGTCCCCAGGTGCAGGAACGCCTCACCACCCAGATCGTCGAGGCGCTGGTAACTCACCTCAAGCCCCGGGGCGCGATCGTCGTGATCGAATGCGAACACATGTGCATGTCCATGCGTGGCATCCGCAAGCCCGGCGCCAAGACCGTAACCAGTGCGGTGCGCGGGCAACTTCATGACCCGGCAACCCGCGCCGAAGCCATGAGCCTCATACTCGGAAGGTAA
- the folK gene encoding 2-amino-4-hydroxy-6-hydroxymethyldihydropteridine diphosphokinase, producing MSSRFTKAILALGSNLGERNDTLSTAVADLVDRPEIRLLGVSPVVQTTAVGGPEGQPDFLNMVVAVETTLAPLELLQHCHDVEQKHHRVREVRWGPRTLDVDIIVYGELTSDDAILTLPHPRAAERAFVLYPWALLDPAAQLNGESVAELAAKAEDFSGLRPFDGFDGSGSVAAAGAVE from the coding sequence ATGAGCTCCCGTTTCACGAAAGCCATCCTGGCCCTGGGAAGCAACCTGGGCGAGCGGAACGACACCTTGTCCACCGCCGTCGCCGACCTCGTCGACCGCCCGGAAATACGCCTCCTGGGTGTCTCTCCCGTGGTTCAGACCACGGCCGTTGGCGGACCGGAAGGACAGCCGGACTTCCTCAACATGGTGGTCGCGGTTGAGACCACGCTTGCGCCGCTCGAGCTGTTGCAGCATTGCCACGACGTCGAACAAAAGCATCACCGGGTACGCGAGGTTCGCTGGGGCCCTCGCACCCTGGATGTGGACATCATTGTCTACGGCGAACTCACGAGCGACGACGCAATCCTGACCCTTCCGCATCCCCGGGCTGCGGAGCGGGCCTTCGTGCTGTATCCGTGGGCGCTTCTGGATCCTGCCGCGCAGCTGAACGGCGAGAGCGTCGCCGAGTTGGCCGCCAAGGCCGAGGACTTTTCCGGGCTCCGGCCCTTCGACGGTTTCGACGGGTCCGGCAGCGTTGCTGCCGCCGGGGCGGTGGAGTAG
- a CDS encoding zinc-dependent metalloprotease: protein MDRMESQQQAQSLINWELAASTAARLAPPGPSLSPAQIGKAVDNLRLNADISVPHVHDITGLEAARDLRDSHVLVVDRASWAKANTQSFAVMLQPALQQMLDSRRGPAMTPAAAAASGAITGSQLGAVLAFLSSKVLGQYDPFAALAPDSKAPPAGRLLLVAPNIISVERELNVDPDDFRLWVCLHEQTHRVQFAAAPWLRTHMLDEIGRLSTNLLGNVDSIMDRATAAARSLRDRSTGAVPGRGAILDLLQNPEEKASLSHLTAVMSLLEGHANVVMDAVDSTLIPSVKTIRQRFSARGKDRGVIEKFIRNILGLDAKMRQYSDGAKFVREVVAVAGMEGLNRVWESAEQLPTETEIHDSKLWLERMGL, encoded by the coding sequence ATGGACCGTATGGAGTCTCAGCAGCAAGCCCAGTCCCTCATCAACTGGGAGCTGGCCGCCTCCACGGCTGCCCGGCTCGCTCCCCCCGGTCCATCCCTGAGTCCGGCCCAGATCGGCAAAGCCGTCGATAACCTCCGCTTAAACGCGGACATCTCGGTGCCGCATGTGCACGACATCACCGGATTGGAAGCCGCTCGCGATCTCCGCGATTCCCATGTCCTGGTAGTGGACAGGGCGTCGTGGGCGAAGGCCAACACCCAAAGCTTCGCAGTGATGCTCCAGCCGGCCCTTCAGCAAATGCTGGATTCCCGGCGAGGCCCGGCCATGACTCCGGCCGCGGCGGCCGCGAGTGGTGCCATTACGGGCAGCCAACTCGGGGCCGTGCTTGCCTTTTTGTCGAGCAAGGTCCTTGGCCAATACGATCCTTTTGCGGCACTCGCCCCGGACTCGAAGGCGCCGCCTGCTGGCCGGCTCTTGCTCGTGGCTCCGAACATCATCTCCGTGGAGCGCGAGCTCAACGTGGATCCGGACGATTTCCGGCTTTGGGTCTGCCTCCACGAGCAGACCCACCGTGTGCAGTTCGCCGCCGCGCCGTGGCTCCGGACTCACATGCTGGATGAAATCGGGCGCCTCAGCACCAACCTCCTCGGCAATGTGGACTCCATCATGGACCGTGCCACCGCTGCCGCGCGTTCCCTGCGCGACCGCTCCACGGGGGCCGTGCCAGGCCGCGGGGCCATCTTGGACCTCCTGCAAAACCCCGAGGAAAAGGCCTCGCTCTCGCACCTCACAGCCGTCATGAGCTTGCTGGAAGGCCACGCCAATGTAGTGATGGACGCCGTGGATTCCACCCTGATCCCGTCGGTGAAGACCATCAGGCAGCGCTTCAGCGCACGGGGCAAGGATCGCGGAGTCATCGAGAAATTCATCCGCAACATCCTCGGCTTGGATGCCAAGATGCGCCAGTACAGCGACGGGGCCAAGTTTGTCCGCGAAGTTGTTGCGGTTGCTGGCATGGAAGGCCTGAACCGGGTGTGGGAGTCTGCCGAGCAACTGCCCACGGAAACCGAAATCCACGACTCCAAGCTGTGGCTTGAGCGGATGGGGCTGTGA